The Leucoraja erinacea ecotype New England chromosome 19, Leri_hhj_1, whole genome shotgun sequence genome has a segment encoding these proteins:
- the LOC129706109 gene encoding achaete-scute homolog 5-like — MDNNQQEGVIPYPGPMGMSLARVHDYFGVPFSEGLPLTFPVEAAYLDSTLHEAYASRMSYLPLHSHLGVYDYSFEPAFIRKRNERERQRVRYVNEGYARLREHLPKGFADKRLSKVETLRAAISYIKHLQELLNPSRAKERGPLVSRAAEFHEVMCPPPRRGGSSDGESKSPSPFSELGELSN; from the coding sequence ATGGATAATAATCAGCAAGAAGGAGTAATCCCCTACCCAGGACCCATGGGGATGTCTTTGGCCAGGGTACATGACTACTTTGGGGTGCCTTTCTCCGAGGGTTTGCCATTGACATTTCCCGTTGAAGCAGCCTACTTGGACAGTACGTTGCATGAAGCCTATGCCAGTAGAATGTCCTACCTGCCGTTGCACAGTCACCTGGGCGTCTATGACTATTCCTTTGAGCCCGCTTTCATCAGGAAACGCaacgagagggagaggcagagagtgcGCTACGTCAACGAGGGCTACGCACGCCTCAGGGAGCACCTGCCCAAGGGTTTTGCCGACAAAAGACTCAGCAAAGTGGAGACCTTGAGGGCGGCGATCAGTTACATCAAGCACCTTCAGGAGCTACTGAACCCGTCAAGGGCCAAGGAGAGGGGGCCTTTGGTGTCAAGGGCTGCCGAGTTCCACGAGGTTATGTGCCCTCCGCCCAGGAGAGGAGGCAGCAGTGACGGAGAGTCCAAATCTCCTTCACCCTTCAGTGAACTTGGTGAGCTCAGCAACTAA